The sequence TGGTTGTAGACCTCCTTGAATATCTTGACCTCCTGCTCGAACACCTTTTTATTGATGGAGCGGAAGGTGATCCCCTTTTGTTCGCACCGCCGGGCCAGCATTTTGATCCGGTCGCGGTCGATGTGCTGGACGTCCAGGAAATAGGCCAACAGGTCCATGACCTTGGCGTATCCGCAGGCTTCGACCAGGGCCGGATAGTACGGCGGGTTGTAGGTCATCTCTATCACCGGGGGGCGGTCAAAGGCGTCTATCAGCAGGCCGGCGGTATCGTTGGTGGTGAAATTGAACGGCCCCCGCACCGTGTCCATGCCGTTCTCCCGGGCCCATTTTTCCGCTGCGGCAAACAAGGCTTGGGCCACTTTGGGATCGTCCGCCGATTCAAAGAAGCCGAAGAAGCAGCATTTCTCGTGGTGGAACTTGTTGCTGTTGTCATCGATGTGGGCGCTGATCCGCCCCAGTGTCTCCCCGTTCCGGACGGCCAGGAAATAGGCGGCCCGGGCATGCTGAAAGAATGGGTTGTGCCCGGCATCCAGCATTTTTTTCTGTTCGGCGATCAGCGGCGGCACCCAGCTGCTGTTGTTCCGGTATATCGTCCAGGGCAGTTTTATGAATTGCTCCAGTTCCTTTTTCGATTCTACGGCCTTGACCATAATGTCGGACATGGGTTGTCTCCATCAGTTGCTGTGTTTTCTCGGATTAGCAGTGTAATAGATAAATCTGCGGCCATCTGCGAAATCTGCGGATGGGTTCGGTGTCTTTTACCTGATCATGTCTCCCAGCCGGTTGAACCGGATGTTCTCCCAGACCTTCCAGAACGGCTCGCCGTTCTCGGAATCCCAGGACCAGTAGATGAACACCGCCTTGCCCAGGATCAGGCTCTTGGGCAGCGGCCCCCAGAAGCGGGAGTCCAGGGAATTGTCCCGGTTGTCACCCATGGCAAAGACGCAGTCCTTGGGCACCACCACCGGTCCGAAATTATCCCGCACCGGCAGGTTCAGGAACTTGCGCTGTTCCCAGTCCCGCTGATAATCATTGCGCCAAAGCTCCGCCGACAGCATCTGGGGAAGGCTGATGCTTTCCCCCCAGGCCTTGTTCACGGCATAGGGCTCGTCCGGGCGTTGGCCGTTGACGTAAAGTTTCTTGTTCCGCACCTCCACCGTGTCCCCCTCCACCGCCACGCAGCGCTTGATGAAATCCCGCTTGTCCAAAGGATACTTGAAGACGATGATGTCCCCGGCCTTGGTCTGGCGCAGCGACGGCAGGATGGTCTTGTCGGTGAACGGAAGCTTGACCCCGTAGATGAACTTGTTGACCATCAAAAAGTCGCCCACCTGCAGGGTGTCCTCCATGGAGCCGGAGGGGATCTTGAAGGCCTGGATCACCAGGGCCCGGATGATCAGAGCCATCACCACCGCCCAGATCAAGGATTCGCCCCAGTCCCGGTACCATGACTTTTTTACGTTGTTCTGCCGAACGGCCATAATATTTCCTTATGTGTCGGGGTGTTTGATTTATGGTTCCGTGATTTGGATGTTCTGTGTTTCAGTACTTGTCTGCCGTTGGCCGAGTGGCCGGTGGTTTCGATGCATCAACTTCGCTCAGCACAAGTACATCCGGTGGTTGAGTGCCCCGCCTGGCTTCGATACGGCTGGACATTGAGTAGTGTAAACGTATCGAAATACCAGCCACTCAGCCGACGGCGGGGCGTATCGAAACCACCGGTCTACCAAAGCTTCCGCCCTATCCTCTGCAGCCGGAAACGGCGCCACAGGCTGGACAGCGGCATTTCCGACAGCCGGTCGAACGACCAGTAAACGAACAGGGCCCGGCCCCGGATAAGATTGCGGGGCAGCGGCCCCCAGAAACGTGAGTCAAAGGACTCATCGCGGTTGTCGCCCATCATGAAGAAGCAGTCCTTGGGGACCACTATTGGACCGAAATTGTCCCGCACCGCATAGGTCTGCAGCAGCTGCCGGTGTTCCCATTCCTTCTGGAACTGCCCCTGGGTCAGGGGCGGGTTCATCACCGGAACTGAAAAGCTGTCCCGGTGGATGGCGAAAGGCTCTTTCCGTTCCAGGCCGTTGACGTAAAGTCTTTTGTTCTTTACCTCCACCGTATCCCCGCCGGAAGCTATGCAGCGCTTGACCAGGTTGATCCCGTCCAGCGGGCTTTTGAAGACCACCACCTGGCCGGACTTGGGCGAGGTCAGGGGCAGGATGGATGTATTGGTGAATGGAATGTGCAGGCCGTAGCTGAATTTTTCGGCGATCAGCCAGTCTCCCGGCAGGATGGTGCTTTCCATGGAACCGGTGGGCACCTGGTAGGCTTCCAGTATGAAAGGGTTGATCACCAGTTTGACCACCAGCACCGCCCAGATCAGGGGCCACAGCCAGTCGTGCCAGAGTTTTTTGAAGGTGTATTTTTCTTTCATGTCTTAATTGAGTCCCTTTTGTTCTCTGTTTTATAGCATTGGTACCTTAGTGTCTTTGTGGTTATTAGAAATACTACGGAAGTCTCTCCGTTTTTGTTCCCTAAAACTTGTTCCTGTCGAACTTTACTTCCACCGCCCGGCCCTCGTCGTTGTACATGATGAAGATGTTCTTGAATCCCTGCTTTTCGGCCTCGGCTTTGG is a genomic window of bacterium containing:
- the lepB gene encoding signal peptidase I, whose protein sequence is MAVRQNNVKKSWYRDWGESLIWAVVMALIIRALVIQAFKIPSGSMEDTLQVGDFLMVNKFIYGVKLPFTDKTILPSLRQTKAGDIIVFKYPLDKRDFIKRCVAVEGDTVEVRNKKLYVNGQRPDEPYAVNKAWGESISLPQMLSAELWRNDYQRDWEQRKFLNLPVRDNFGPVVVPKDCVFAMGDNRDNSLDSRFWGPLPKSLILGKAVFIYWSWDSENGEPFWKVWENIRFNRLGDMIR
- the lepB gene encoding signal peptidase I — encoded protein: MKEKYTFKKLWHDWLWPLIWAVLVVKLVINPFILEAYQVPTGSMESTILPGDWLIAEKFSYGLHIPFTNTSILPLTSPKSGQVVVFKSPLDGINLVKRCIASGGDTVEVKNKRLYVNGLERKEPFAIHRDSFSVPVMNPPLTQGQFQKEWEHRQLLQTYAVRDNFGPIVVPKDCFFMMGDNRDESFDSRFWGPLPRNLIRGRALFVYWSFDRLSEMPLSSLWRRFRLQRIGRKLW